In the genome of Rhodococcus sp. B50, one region contains:
- a CDS encoding DEAD/DEAH box helicase family protein, giving the protein MIGGSFLSVDRMVEGGPAGFTRALERLLPLLGFTDVVNIDGPNDQGGDLLARFGGKLIAIQAKWRLDPVKGSVSEDAVNEVSNAIDAYGAASGIVVTNGRFTKTARTRITAFERVGRTLKAWDGAALAKLYRSARDLPPQLDLRPYQVEAVQESLDGLDDPARRKALVYLATGLGKTVVAGSIVADRLDRDPSAKILVIAHGAPLVDQLEKSMWPFIPKNVPTQRIGQGEHRDNLSGVTFAVLPTAHAYVERGYRPDLVVIDEVHHVGESGYYAHILELLDNVPRLGVTATPWRGDKFDIETTFGSPVVQMSIADGIRRGYLAQVDYQLLADNIDWEFVKESSKHSYTIKDLNRRLFIPERDEAIIERLIKVWNSTRAPRGIVFCQTIDHAERFAELLRGHSPWRGVETIHNDMSKRERQQRLVRFRSGQTELLVSVDLLNEGIDVPDVNIIVFARVTHSRRIFIQQLGRGLRLRAGKERVAVLDCVSDLRRIAEVSAFRAQMEASETEVLSVNRSSFDFEDQGVRSLIDQWVADVGDLATAADMVRLEFPPSMDSLDVGARRWA; this is encoded by the coding sequence ATGATCGGCGGGTCCTTCCTCTCGGTGGACCGGATGGTCGAGGGCGGCCCCGCAGGGTTCACCCGCGCGCTGGAGCGGCTGCTGCCGCTGCTCGGATTCACAGACGTCGTGAACATCGACGGCCCCAACGACCAGGGTGGGGACCTGTTAGCGCGCTTCGGCGGGAAGCTCATCGCCATCCAGGCCAAGTGGCGGCTCGATCCGGTCAAGGGCTCGGTCAGCGAGGACGCGGTGAACGAGGTCTCGAACGCGATCGACGCCTACGGCGCGGCCTCGGGCATCGTCGTTACCAACGGCCGATTCACGAAGACGGCCCGGACACGGATCACCGCGTTCGAGAGGGTCGGCCGCACTCTCAAGGCATGGGACGGGGCGGCGCTCGCCAAGCTGTACCGCAGCGCCAGGGACTTGCCTCCACAGTTGGACCTGCGTCCGTACCAGGTGGAGGCCGTCCAGGAGTCGCTGGACGGCCTGGACGACCCGGCCCGACGCAAGGCCCTTGTGTACCTGGCCACCGGTCTGGGCAAGACGGTCGTAGCCGGTTCGATCGTCGCCGACCGGCTCGACCGCGACCCCTCGGCGAAGATCTTGGTGATCGCACACGGCGCCCCTCTGGTCGACCAGTTAGAGAAATCGATGTGGCCATTCATCCCGAAGAACGTCCCGACCCAAAGGATCGGTCAGGGTGAACACCGCGACAATCTGTCGGGCGTCACCTTTGCGGTGCTCCCGACGGCGCACGCCTATGTGGAGCGGGGCTATCGACCCGATCTGGTCGTCATCGACGAGGTCCACCACGTCGGCGAGAGTGGGTACTACGCTCATATCCTCGAACTGCTCGACAACGTACCTAGGCTCGGGGTCACCGCCACGCCGTGGCGAGGGGACAAGTTCGATATCGAGACCACGTTCGGCTCACCAGTAGTCCAGATGTCGATTGCCGACGGGATTAGACGCGGCTATCTCGCACAGGTGGACTACCAGCTGCTCGCCGACAATATTGACTGGGAATTCGTGAAGGAGTCCTCCAAGCACTCGTACACGATCAAGGACCTGAACCGGCGCCTATTCATCCCCGAGCGCGACGAGGCCATCATCGAGCGCCTGATCAAAGTGTGGAATTCCACGCGCGCCCCCCGTGGGATCGTCTTCTGCCAGACAATCGACCACGCCGAGCGCTTCGCCGAACTTCTGCGAGGCCACTCGCCCTGGCGCGGGGTCGAGACGATCCACAACGACATGAGCAAGCGTGAGCGGCAGCAGCGGCTGGTCCGCTTTCGTTCGGGCCAGACCGAGCTGCTAGTAAGCGTCGACCTGCTGAATGAGGGTATCGATGTTCCCGACGTGAACATCATCGTCTTCGCCCGAGTGACGCACTCGCGCCGGATCTTCATCCAGCAGCTCGGACGCGGGCTGCGCCTGCGTGCCGGCAAGGAGCGGGTCGCCGTCCTGGACTGCGTCTCGGACCTGCGACGGATCGCTGAGGTATCGGCGTTTCGGGCACAGATGGAGGCCTCGGAAACGGAGGTCCTCAGCGTCAACCGGTCAAGCTTCGACTTCGAGGACCAGGGCGTGCGGTCGCTTATCGACCAATGGGTCGCCGACGTCGGAGACCTCGCGACGGCCGCAGATATGGTGAGGCTGGAGTTCCCGCCGTCGATGGACAGCCTCGACGTCGGCGCGAGGAGGTGGGCATGA
- a CDS encoding very short patch repair endonuclease, which produces MRGNRRRDTRPELAVRRRLHALGLRYRVDFAPLPGALRMRADIVFTRARVVVFIDGCYWHGCPKHYRPARINAEFWSTKIADNRERDARSTEMLRDAGWTVLRFWEHEPPEDVASAIAGAVAVAR; this is translated from the coding sequence ATGCGGGGCAATCGGCGCCGCGACACCCGACCTGAGCTGGCGGTGCGGCGGCGACTACATGCCCTGGGCCTGCGGTATCGCGTCGACTTTGCGCCGCTGCCGGGCGCACTTCGGATGCGGGCGGACATCGTATTCACCCGGGCGAGGGTCGTAGTGTTCATTGACGGCTGCTACTGGCACGGATGTCCCAAGCACTACCGGCCCGCGCGGATCAACGCCGAGTTCTGGTCCACGAAAATCGCCGACAATCGCGAGCGGGACGCACGCTCGACGGAGATGTTGCGGGACGCAGGCTGGACAGTGCTTCGGTTCTGGGAGCACGAGCCGCCGGAGGACGTGGCTTCCGCCATCGCGGGAGCAGTCGCGGTAGCGCGATAA
- a CDS encoding ATP-binding protein → MIADVDMKVEECLAELIDNALDEINAAKHEDPGFEGRVEIDFPSGSKVHTDSVISVTDSGRGMSVEQMRKALRAGSSGNARYGSLGLFGMGFNVATGRLGHLTTVRSGRAQDDYWTIAVIDIQAMGSRDSFQVPITTEPKGVGEHGTSVSVSRLRSDTVKSLRWPGIANRVKARLGETYSYMLRSVAGTDIAAAEVIGGLGLSLTLNGSPVEPYIPCVWSPERSVVYKGQNVPAVTEVRHDLKPAFACLACGHWHSEAIAELDACVECGSDQVEMRDRTIRGWLGIQRYDDAGGDYGISLLRQGRTIAHLDKDLFEWSNPDTGEKVVEYPVELGRGRIVGELHLDHLPVNYRKTNFGRDSLAWKTVRDKIRGDGPLLDNLAKQLEYSPNTSELGMLFHAYRRYNPGYRYLVPGDGEKAMAEQARKWGANFRKGLSAYRSDEMWWTHVVNHEEIKARNSGDDEEDGEPNVDDLLPSGGDPPGDPDGGDDSPDDDEAPELETRDDRLARYRANGRVIPQLDSAEIVIPGGSRTFKVTVYLTDGVDLLEGADKFSAPNLQANVIELFIDQRHPLLADYGWNPVDVGATVLHDAAAAYLRYAGKAGEFVEGILDQVGDRRIDAATVRLSAEDLLDRIREVSGPLVERDPAGFWTKLSPTAKIQTQKSAAADASADWNALEASGGYAQFLSPRAFEDLIVEAPELMLDGGVFTSSYSSWQDESIREERQSHLTSLVRDLERTLTATDRLSPRELLRLSIGLESLSAMVTPDGTQA, encoded by the coding sequence GTGATCGCCGACGTCGACATGAAAGTCGAGGAGTGCCTCGCTGAGCTGATCGACAACGCGCTCGACGAGATCAACGCGGCCAAGCACGAGGACCCGGGTTTCGAGGGCCGGGTGGAGATCGATTTCCCTTCCGGCTCGAAAGTCCACACAGACTCGGTGATCAGCGTCACTGACTCGGGCCGGGGAATGTCGGTGGAGCAGATGCGAAAAGCACTACGGGCCGGTTCGTCGGGTAACGCACGCTACGGTTCTCTTGGCCTATTTGGCATGGGTTTCAACGTGGCTACCGGGCGGCTGGGCCACCTAACGACAGTCAGGTCCGGCAGGGCTCAGGACGATTATTGGACGATCGCGGTCATCGACATCCAGGCGATGGGATCGCGGGATTCCTTCCAGGTGCCGATCACCACAGAGCCTAAGGGCGTTGGCGAGCATGGCACTTCGGTAAGCGTCTCTCGCCTTCGCAGCGACACGGTCAAGAGCTTGCGCTGGCCCGGAATCGCGAACCGCGTGAAGGCGCGCCTGGGCGAGACCTACTCGTACATGCTCCGCTCGGTCGCCGGCACCGACATCGCCGCCGCAGAGGTTATCGGCGGACTGGGTCTGAGTCTCACTCTCAACGGCAGCCCTGTGGAGCCCTACATTCCATGCGTGTGGTCGCCTGAGCGGTCGGTTGTTTACAAGGGCCAGAACGTGCCAGCGGTGACGGAGGTGCGCCACGACCTCAAACCGGCGTTCGCCTGCTTGGCGTGCGGGCACTGGCACTCCGAGGCCATCGCGGAGCTCGATGCGTGCGTCGAGTGCGGGTCCGATCAGGTGGAGATGCGGGATCGGACGATCCGCGGTTGGCTCGGCATCCAGCGGTATGACGATGCGGGCGGTGACTACGGGATTTCGCTGCTGCGTCAGGGGCGAACGATCGCCCACCTGGACAAGGACCTGTTCGAGTGGTCGAACCCCGACACCGGCGAGAAGGTCGTGGAGTACCCGGTTGAACTCGGGCGCGGACGGATTGTGGGCGAGCTGCACCTGGACCATCTCCCGGTGAACTACCGCAAAACCAACTTCGGCCGGGACAGCCTGGCCTGGAAAACCGTACGCGACAAGATCCGCGGCGACGGCCCGCTCCTAGATAATCTGGCGAAGCAACTGGAGTACAGCCCCAACACCTCGGAGCTGGGCATGCTGTTCCACGCCTATCGCCGGTACAACCCCGGGTACAGATACCTTGTGCCTGGAGACGGCGAAAAAGCGATGGCCGAGCAGGCCCGCAAGTGGGGCGCCAACTTCCGCAAGGGCCTATCGGCCTACCGGAGCGACGAGATGTGGTGGACTCACGTTGTCAATCATGAAGAGATCAAAGCCAGAAACTCGGGAGACGACGAAGAAGACGGCGAGCCGAACGTCGACGATCTGCTCCCGTCTGGTGGCGACCCGCCCGGGGATCCTGACGGCGGCGACGACAGCCCTGATGATGATGAGGCGCCAGAGCTGGAGACCCGCGACGACCGGCTCGCCCGCTATCGCGCGAACGGCCGGGTGATTCCGCAGTTGGACAGTGCGGAGATCGTGATCCCGGGCGGCAGCCGGACGTTCAAGGTGACTGTGTATCTGACGGACGGGGTGGATCTCCTGGAAGGTGCCGACAAGTTCTCAGCACCCAATCTTCAGGCAAATGTAATCGAGCTTTTCATTGACCAGAGGCATCCGCTGCTGGCTGACTATGGGTGGAACCCCGTCGACGTCGGCGCGACAGTCCTGCACGATGCGGCGGCGGCGTATCTGCGATACGCCGGCAAGGCCGGCGAGTTCGTGGAGGGCATTCTGGATCAGGTCGGCGACCGCCGGATTGACGCCGCGACGGTACGTCTCTCTGCCGAGGACCTTCTCGATCGGATCAGGGAGGTCAGCGGGCCGCTCGTCGAGCGTGACCCGGCTGGGTTCTGGACGAAACTGTCGCCCACCGCAAAGATCCAGACTCAGAAGTCCGCTGCCGCAGACGCGAGCGCGGACTGGAACGCCCTGGAAGCCTCTGGTGGCTACGCGCAGTTCCTCAGCCCGCGCGCGTTCGAGGATCTGATCGTCGAGGCACCCGAGCTGATGCTCGACGGTGGGGTCTTCACGTCGAGCTACAGCTCGTGGCAAGACGAGTCGATCCGCGAGGAGAGGCAGAGCCACCTGACCAGCCTGGTCCGGGATCTGGAGCGGACGCTGACAGCCACCGATCGCCTGAGCCCCCGGGAGTTGCTCAGGCTGTCCATCGGACTGGAGTCGCTTAGCGCAATGGTGACCCCCGACGGGACCCAGGCATGA
- a CDS encoding DNA cytosine methyltransferase, whose translation MRSVELFAGGGGLTLGTHRAGFSTEVVAEWNRWCCDTLRENRDAGYPLVKGIDVREGDVRDVDWSGVPDGIDLVSGGPPCQPFSAGGKGNAADDKRDMFPATTEVIRRLRPRAFIIENVRGLLRPGFSDYYSYIQLRLAHPELVAANGESWGDHFDRLQAEHTSVHTDLKYNVLPTLVNAADYGVPQQRWRVFFVGFREDVDADWSFPRPTHSAGALRAAQEDGSYWDRHKVAKKHRAFRVREGKNSDPSLKPWRTVRDAIGDLPDPTSGAGAKVLNHVPQPGARSYPGHTGSYIDAPAKALKAGVHGVPGGENMLRDVDESVRYFTVREAARLQTFPDDYRLHGPWGEAMRQLGNAVPVDLAWIVAASVREHLDEAAVRAEQADWRARSA comes from the coding sequence ATGCGTAGCGTGGAACTCTTCGCCGGTGGCGGTGGCTTGACTCTCGGAACTCACCGGGCCGGATTCTCCACGGAGGTCGTCGCCGAGTGGAACCGATGGTGCTGCGATACCCTCCGCGAGAACAGGGACGCCGGCTATCCTCTGGTCAAGGGCATTGATGTGCGAGAGGGTGATGTCCGAGACGTCGATTGGTCCGGCGTGCCCGATGGGATCGATCTGGTCAGTGGAGGTCCGCCCTGCCAGCCGTTCTCCGCCGGCGGTAAGGGTAATGCCGCCGACGACAAGCGCGACATGTTTCCGGCCACGACCGAGGTTATCCGGCGGCTACGCCCTCGAGCCTTCATCATCGAGAACGTCCGCGGGCTCCTGCGACCTGGCTTCTCGGACTACTACAGCTATATCCAGCTGCGGCTGGCCCACCCCGAGCTGGTAGCTGCCAACGGCGAGTCGTGGGGTGACCACTTTGACCGCCTGCAGGCCGAGCACACCTCTGTGCACACCGACCTCAAGTACAACGTGTTGCCGACGCTGGTTAACGCCGCCGATTACGGCGTGCCCCAACAACGATGGCGCGTGTTCTTCGTCGGTTTCCGCGAGGACGTCGATGCCGATTGGAGCTTCCCCCGCCCCACACACTCCGCCGGTGCCCTTCGCGCTGCCCAGGAGGACGGCTCCTACTGGGACCGTCACAAGGTCGCCAAGAAACACCGTGCCTTCCGGGTGCGTGAGGGTAAGAACTCCGACCCATCACTCAAGCCCTGGCGCACCGTCCGCGACGCCATTGGCGACCTGCCCGATCCCACTTCGGGCGCGGGCGCCAAAGTTCTGAACCATGTTCCACAGCCGGGCGCCCGGTCCTACCCGGGTCACACCGGCTCTTACATCGACGCGCCTGCCAAGGCCCTCAAAGCCGGCGTCCATGGCGTACCCGGTGGGGAGAACATGCTCCGGGACGTCGACGAGTCGGTCCGTTATTTCACCGTTCGCGAGGCTGCGCGTTTGCAGACCTTCCCCGATGATTACCGCCTGCACGGCCCCTGGGGCGAGGCGATGCGTCAGCTGGGCAACGCTGTGCCGGTCGACCTCGCCTGGATAGTGGCGGCGTCGGTGCGCGAGCATCTCGATGAAGCCGCCGTCCGCGCAGAGCAGGCCGACTGGCGGGCGCGCTCGGCCTAG